The Magnetococcus marinus MC-1 genome contains the following window.
ATGCTGAGCTGCGTCGTTTGGACCGTATTATCGCCAAGTTGTATGATGAGGCCGCCCGACTTTCCGGTGCCCAGTGTCAGGTGGATAGCCACACACCAGACAACTGGTTTGAGGATGAAGATCTGTTTCCCCCAGCCGATGCGTTTGAGGATGATTGGTCTTAGGTTAAGGGGCCAGTGTGGGCATCGACGCAGTAGGGGTTTCCCCGTGTTGGCAATCCAACCCAGCCCGTGGTGTTTCGATGTTTGGCTTTGTCGGGAAGATCAAGTGACCTTGGCCCGTTTCAGTTCATGGCTATTCGGTGGGCTGAAACGGGGGGTACGTGGTGACGGGGCGCCCTATCGCAGCGGGCACGGCGAAAAGGGAGCTTTTTTTCCGGTAGCGGAGCCGTTGTTGAGTTAACAGTGGTGTGTGTGGGGGCTAGAGTCTCGGTTGATCGTTGTGGTTAGACCACGATCATGAGGTGCTGGTGTAAGGGCGGTCAACTCTTGGTAGAGGGGGAGTAGACGCTCACGGGCAAGTTGAATACGCTCTTGTATGGCATGTTTCAGCTTTTGATAATCTATTTTTAGATTTTCATGGGTTGTGCTATGGGCGTAGGTTTCAAAAAAGAGTTCGACCCAGTGTAGAATGCTTTTCATATCGGTTTCTAACAGCACCAGCTCATGAATTAATTGAGCGTCATGGGCAACAGATTGCCGTAAAAACGGATATAGAAACTCGATTTCCCTGAGCAAATGTTCCTTAATGAGCTGTTCAGCCGCTTGTAAGCCATAAAAACCGAAGGGGTGTTCGACACCGTGTGCATCCACGGCATCCAGCAGGGTTAACAGTTCATGGTGCTCTGCTTGTAATAAATTAATAAAACTATGTTTTTGTGTGGATATTGGCATGGTTTTGGCGCTCTCTAAACGTACCCATAAGCCGGTAATTTTGCCTATGCTGTGGTACGTTGTGTGTTAAATTAAAACGGTTTGGTTGGGTAGGTTAGCCCATTGGCGTTGTAGCGTCATCCATAAAGTGCAAAGCCGCTTAATAAGCAGGATAGCAAAACCGATAAGTAGCATAGGGTATAAGCTTTAGAGGTGTTTTTAAAGGCGTGTAAATATTCAGCTAGGGGGTAAGGTGCTTAGTCACATCCAGCTTAGTTGTTTGTTACGTAGGATTGGGTTGATGCCACAATCGTAAAAGGTGATACCACATGAGCCAACCATCAACGGCACCGGTAAAATCCAAGGAGCGCATAACGGATAAAAAGGTTATCTCGTTGATTAAAAAGGCCCTTGAGGAAGGCAGTAACCTAGAGGTTCAGGTCAATAATCGCAGTGAAGTTTTGTTCACCCGTTTTCTTGATCATCCCCCTCAAGCCGTTGACGGAGAGGTTGCGGAGAAGTCTAAATATCAGCCCTTTTCCTACCTTAGTGCCAAGGATCATCTGGTGATTGCTCGGGTGGTTCCTGAAGAGTCCAACGAAAACATGGTACCGGGCAGTCTGCTGCGGCTGCGCTTTTACAATGGCAAAAAAGCCATTGAGAGCTATGTTGTGTTGATTGAGCCGATCGAGATTGGGGGTCAACACGCCTATAAGTTGGGCTTTCCTACCACCATGGAAGCGTGGGATCAGCGGCGGCATTTTCGGGTAAAGGTTATACCTGAACTGGAGATTGGTATTGTTGAGCCGATGAAGGCCCGTATTATGGATCTGTCGGTGGGAGGGATGGCGATCTGTTTTCCGTCGGATATGGAGCCTATCCCTGCGGGTACACCCATGAATTTTAAGATCAAGGTGCCCCCCTCCTTAGAAGTGCAACACCAGCATGAAATTAAGACCAAATCTGGATTGGTGATGGAGTTACCCAGCAACCCTGATTTTGAGTTAATGGGCTATGTGCGCAATTACGGTTCTGCCAATGATCAACAGATTTGCCCTAAGGGTCAGCGTTGTGGTGTGCAGTTTCAGATTAGCAGCGCGCTCAAGGCGATGCAGGTGGGCGAGTTGTATGGATTTGTGGAGCGTGAATTTCTCCGTAAACAGGCCCTTAGTAAAGGGGATCAAGGAAATTTTCACGCCAAATCCCCCCATGAGGGACACTCTTTGTTGGATAAGATTAAATCGGCTTTATTAGGGTAGTTTTCAGAGTAGGGGATGATAGAGTCTCGGTGTGTGGTTGATGGGTTAGCCCGGATATTTCATGAATCCCAGACGCTCTCGCTTGATCTTTAAAATCCAGATCTCTACGCGATCATCGAAGGGATTCATGAAATATCCGGGTTAGGAGAGTGGATTGGGTTGAATCATCCCGCTGCAAGCAGCGGGATGATCTGTTTTGGTGTGCCTGATTTTAGGGGCGAGTCATCATGCAAACAGCAGATGGCAGATAAAGACAGCGGCCAAGATCCCGGCCAGATCGGCGGTTAGGGCGGTGGCTAGGGCGTGGCGAACCCGCTTGATTTGCACCGCGCCAAAGTAGACGGCGAGCACGTAAAAGGTGGTTTCGGTGGATCCTTGCAGGGTACTGACCAGCAGACCAACGTAGCTATCGGGGCCGATGGCGGGGTTTTGGATGGTATCGGCGAGGATACCGTAGGCACCAGAGCCGGAGAGGGGACGCAGCAGGGCCATGGGTAGAGCTTCTGCGGGCAGGCCGAACCAGCTGGTGATGGGGGAGAGCAGGCCGATGAGCAGGTTCATGGCACCGCTGGCGCGGAACATGCCAACGGCGACGAGAATCGCAACGAGATAGGGAATAATTTTCAAGGCGACATCGAACCCTTCTTTTGCACCTTCGATAAACGCTTCATAGACTTTAACACCGCGTAGCATACCAAAACCCAGCATGCCCACCATAAGTCCGGGCATGACCCAGGGTGAGATGGCTTTGCCGTAGAGGATGGTAAGGGGCACGAGACAGAGGATTGCAGCGAGGAACAGGTAGGAGGCGGTGGTGGAGGTCGCGGTGTGGCTATTTTGCAGCATCTCTTTTTGATCAATACTTAAAGAATCGTCCATAGTAATATTTTCAGCGTTATTGGTTTGACTGGTGGGTGCTGGTGAGAAGCGTTGGTAGAGGCGGGCGGCGAGGATGGCGACGGTTGTTGAGCAGATGGTCGCGAACAGGGTGGTTGGTAGGATGGCGGCGGGGTCGAGGCTACCGGCGGCGGCACGCAGGGTGATGACGCCGGTGGGCAGCAGGGTGACGGAGCTGGTATTGATGGCGAGGAACAGGGCCATACTGTTGGTGGCGGTTCCTTTTTGAGGGTTTAGGCTATCGAGGGCTTGCATGGCGCGGATGCCGAAGGGGGTAGCGGCATTACCGAGGCCGAGGGCATTAGCGGCGAGGTTAAGGATCATGGCGCCCATAGCGGGGTGGTTAGGGGGAATTTCGGGGAAGAGTCGGATCATGAGGGGTCGGATAAGTTTAGCGAGGATGGTGAGTAGTCCGCCTTTTTCGACGACTTTCATGAGGCCGAGGAAGAGGGCCATGACGCCGACTAGGCCGAGGGCGAGATCGACGGAGCTTTTGGCGGCGTCGACCATAGCGGTGGAGAGGGCTTGCATGGCGGTGGCATCACCGGTGAGGGTGTTGAAGGCGGCCATGCTGAAGGCGATGAAGATCAGGGCGATGAAGATACCGTTCATGGTTTTCCTAGGGGTTTGGCATCTAATGGTATGGGTAATGGGTAAGTTTTTTTATGCTTAAAAAAAGGTTAGAGGGGGGTCTGGGGGGAGAAGTTCTCTGTCTCTCCCCAGGGTTTTGCTTTTGATCTTTTGACTTTTTTGCTTTTAGGCTCGCCCTTCGCTAGGGGAGCTTACAGGCCGTTTTTTTGGCCTGTAAGCGACCAGCGAGCCAGCCTTTTAATCCCCTCTGGGGGGTCCCTTGAGGCTTTTTTCAAGGGATCGCCCAGAGGGGATGCCCAATGCCCCAGCGGGGGTTAGGCTGAGCTGTGGTTGGGGGATGTATCGGTTTTACTCTCCCAGCGGCTGTGTGCCCAGGTTCCCCCCCAGCGGCTGTGTGCCTAGGTTCCCCCCCAGCGGCTGTGTGCCTAGGTTCCCCCCCAGCGGCTGTGTGCCCAGGTTTCCCCCCAGCGGCTGTGTGCCCAGGTTCCCCCCCAGCGGCTGTGTGCCCAGGTTTCCCCCCAGCGGCTGTGTGCCCAGGTTTCCCCCCAACGCCCATGTGCCCAACCGCCCGCCACGCTGGCGCGTGACATCGCTACCCTACGCCCCGTACCGCACCCCTACAAAATCCCTGCACCCTTGCTCCATCGGTACGGGGCTTTACAAAAGATTAAAAGATTAAAAAAGTCAAAAGATCTCAGGGCTTCGCCCCGAACCCCACTGGGCGCCGCCCAGACCCGGCAGGGCGCCGCCCTGCACCCGCTGGGCGGGCAAGCAGAGCTTCCCCCCAGACCCCCCAATCCCTTTTAATAATGGGACTCCCTGGGCATAAAGGCATTCAAGATCACTCAAATATGCCCTCTACCACATCGGCCCGTGCACGGTTTCCCCCCAACGCCCATGTGCCCAACCGCCCGCCACGCTGGCGCGTGACATCGCTACCCTACGCCCCGTACCGCACCCCTACAAAACCCCTGCTCGCTTAAAAAAATCCCTGCACCCTTGCTCCATCGGTACGGGGCTTTACAAAAGATTAAAAGATTAAAAAAGTCAAAAGATCTCAGGGCTTCGCCCCGAACCCCACTGGGCGCCGCCCTGCACCCGCTGGGCGGGCAAGCAGAGCTTCCCCCCAGACCCCCCAATCCCTTTTAATAATGAGACTCCCTGGGCATAAAGGCATTCAAGATCCCCTCTACCACCCCCTACAACGGCTCCATCTCATCCCACTCATGACACTGCGGACAACGCCAATAAATCTCATGACTCTCAAACCCACAATGCGTGCAACGAAAATTAGGCTGACGCCCCACAATGCCATCCAAACACCGCGTAGCAACCAATAAACCCTCATCAGAACGACCATGACGCCCCAAAAAAGCAACATACCACTGCGCCAATACCGCCGAATCCGGACGCCGCCTTAAACCCATCTCCAACAACGCCGATACCTCCTCCAAACGCCCCTCCGCCTCCAACCACTTGCCCCACTGTACCATCAATTGCGGTGACGCACTCTGCGCATGCGCCGCCTCGTCCATACATGACTCAAAACCACACCGATCCTCCAATGCATCATAAGAACGACGTAATATATCAACCAATAAAAACATGTGCCCAGGCCGCGTGTGACGTAACTCCTTTAATAAATCAACCGCATGCCCAGGATCCCCCCCCTTTAACGCAACC
Protein-coding sequences here:
- a CDS encoding PilZ domain-containing protein; translation: MSQPSTAPVKSKERITDKKVISLIKKALEEGSNLEVQVNNRSEVLFTRFLDHPPQAVDGEVAEKSKYQPFSYLSAKDHLVIARVVPEESNENMVPGSLLRLRFYNGKKAIESYVVLIEPIEIGGQHAYKLGFPTTMEAWDQRRHFRVKVIPELEIGIVEPMKARIMDLSVGGMAICFPSDMEPIPAGTPMNFKIKVPPSLEVQHQHEIKTKSGLVMELPSNPDFELMGYVRNYGSANDQQICPKGQRCGVQFQISSALKAMQVGELYGFVEREFLRKQALSKGDQGNFHAKSPHEGHSLLDKIKSALLG
- a CDS encoding nucleoside recognition domain-containing protein, with the translated sequence MNGIFIALIFIAFSMAAFNTLTGDATAMQALSTAMVDAAKSSVDLALGLVGVMALFLGLMKVVEKGGLLTILAKLIRPLMIRLFPEIPPNHPAMGAMILNLAANALGLGNAATPFGIRAMQALDSLNPQKGTATNSMALFLAINTSSVTLLPTGVITLRAAAGSLDPAAILPTTLFATICSTTVAILAARLYQRFSPAPTSQTNNAENITMDDSLSIDQKEMLQNSHTATSTTASYLFLAAILCLVPLTILYGKAISPWVMPGLMVGMLGFGMLRGVKVYEAFIEGAKEGFDVALKIIPYLVAILVAVGMFRASGAMNLLIGLLSPITSWFGLPAEALPMALLRPLSGSGAYGILADTIQNPAIGPDSYVGLLVSTLQGSTETTFYVLAVYFGAVQIKRVRHALATALTADLAGILAAVFICHLLFA